The following are from one region of the Desmospora profundinema genome:
- the queF gene encoding preQ(1) synthase: MAEVKVDHSKYQNIRFDIQDESAIMTDILETIPYEYPGKDVEVEIPTSEFTSVCPWSGLPDFAEITISFVPDRDLIEMKSLKYYLTSYRNVGIYQEHATRRILEELVAAAKPKRMKVEALWNPRGGLGTRVVAEWTGE; this comes from the coding sequence ATGGCTGAAGTAAAAGTGGATCACAGTAAATATCAGAATATCCGGTTTGACATCCAGGACGAATCGGCGATTATGACCGACATCTTAGAAACGATCCCGTATGAATACCCGGGTAAGGATGTGGAAGTGGAAATTCCCACGTCAGAATTTACCTCGGTCTGTCCGTGGTCGGGGCTTCCCGATTTTGCGGAGATCACGATCTCCTTTGTCCCGGACCGTGATCTGATTGAGATGAAATCGCTGAAATATTACCTGACGTCTTACCGTAATGTGGGCATCTACCAGGAACATGCCACACGCCGCATCCTGGAAGAGTTGGTGGCGGCGGCAAAACCGAAGCGGATGAAAGTGGAAGCCCTGTGGAACCCCCGTGGCGGTTTGGGTACCCGGGTGGTGGCAGAGTGGACGGGGGAATAA
- a CDS encoding queuosine precursor transporter: MQLTRLSLDDRWFILLTGCFSGMLIIANVLAVKIIQIPLGNGALFFPAAVLVYALTFAITDAVSEIWGRERTQWLVLVGFITSLLAAVMVQLAIAFPSAPFWQGQEAYAAVLGSNLRVTVAGLAAYLISQYHDIWAFQFWKRLTGARHLWLRNNLSTAVSQLLDTAVFITLAFYGSVPDLWGMILAQYVVKLIIAAFDTPLVYGLVWLIRRGCGMGEPLPADRTIKGGIEHG, translated from the coding sequence ATGCAACTGACGCGTTTGAGCTTGGATGACCGTTGGTTTATTCTGCTGACGGGATGTTTTTCGGGAATGTTGATAATCGCCAATGTATTGGCGGTAAAGATTATCCAGATTCCGCTGGGAAACGGGGCGCTGTTTTTCCCTGCTGCCGTCTTGGTATACGCTCTCACCTTCGCGATCACGGATGCGGTTTCGGAGATTTGGGGCCGGGAGCGGACGCAGTGGCTGGTATTGGTCGGCTTTATCACCTCCTTGTTGGCTGCGGTGATGGTTCAGCTGGCGATCGCGTTTCCTTCGGCTCCCTTTTGGCAGGGGCAAGAGGCGTATGCGGCAGTGTTGGGGAGCAACCTGCGTGTCACGGTGGCGGGACTGGCCGCTTATTTGATCAGCCAGTATCATGATATATGGGCCTTTCAGTTTTGGAAACGGCTTACGGGTGCCCGTCATTTATGGTTACGTAACAATCTGTCGACGGCGGTTTCGCAGCTGTTGGATACGGCGGTGTTTATCACCCTCGCCTTTTATGGGTCCGTTCCGGATCTTTGGGGGATGATTCTGGCTCAGTATGTGGTAAAACTGATCATCGCTGCGTTTGACACCCCGTTGGTCTATGGTTTGGTTTGGCTGATCCGGCGCGGTTGCGGCATGGGAGAACCCCTTCCTGCCGACCGTACTATCAAAGGAGGAATCGAGCATGGCTGA
- a CDS encoding Ger(x)C family spore germination protein translates to MLGKRLVIIGVVAALLTGCWDQTEVDEIAIIRALGLDQTEEGLLQLSVQVVTPTPMTGEGMEGSQQGGGIREDTVRTVTGITLADAIANLQQQLPRKVFWGQTDILLLGEELARKDIRDHLDFFSREADTRLGMKPLVCKGKAREILEMKSDLETTSAAALQKEAQFSRKRNITMNNVLQSMGSEAEAAAMPLVEKVGPNTLELSGYAIFKQGRLIGTAQSDEAKGIEWLLDQALHSIVTVNGPGGKGKVSLDILKSQTEMEPRIENGRWYMRVKVGTEDDVVQNGAGLDLSNPRLTHEISQRAENVVKGEIRQALRLVQKEMQTDIFGFGEAFRRKYPREWADVRTQWDKKFAQVDVEIDAMVKVERTGLNTSQPGLPKRKVIQE, encoded by the coding sequence TTGCTTGGAAAACGCCTTGTCATCATTGGGGTGGTGGCAGCCCTGTTGACCGGTTGTTGGGACCAGACGGAAGTGGACGAAATCGCCATCATCCGAGCATTGGGTTTGGATCAAACGGAGGAAGGGTTGCTTCAACTGTCGGTACAGGTGGTGACACCGACTCCCATGACAGGGGAAGGGATGGAGGGATCTCAGCAGGGGGGTGGCATAAGAGAGGACACGGTGAGGACCGTTACCGGGATCACCCTCGCCGATGCCATCGCAAACTTGCAACAGCAGTTGCCCCGAAAGGTCTTTTGGGGACAGACGGATATCCTGCTGTTGGGGGAGGAGTTGGCACGGAAAGACATCCGTGATCATTTGGATTTCTTTTCCAGGGAAGCGGATACCCGTTTGGGAATGAAGCCCTTGGTTTGCAAAGGGAAAGCCCGGGAGATCCTCGAAATGAAGAGCGATCTGGAAACCACCTCTGCGGCAGCCCTGCAGAAAGAAGCGCAGTTTTCCCGAAAACGGAATATCACCATGAACAATGTGCTGCAATCGATGGGAAGCGAGGCGGAAGCGGCCGCGATGCCTTTGGTAGAAAAAGTGGGTCCAAATACGTTGGAGTTGAGCGGATATGCCATTTTCAAACAGGGGCGATTAATCGGGACGGCTCAGTCTGATGAGGCGAAAGGAATCGAGTGGCTACTCGACCAGGCCTTGCACAGCATTGTCACGGTGAATGGGCCGGGAGGAAAAGGAAAAGTGTCGCTGGATATCCTGAAATCGCAAACGGAGATGGAGCCGCGGATTGAAAACGGTCGATGGTATATGCGCGTAAAGGTCGGAACGGAGGATGACGTGGTGCAAAACGGAGCCGGTCTGGATTTATCGAATCCCCGGTTGACCCATGAGATTTCACAAAGGGCGGAAAATGTAGTGAAGGGGGAAATCCGGCAGGCATTGCGATTGGTGCAAAAGGAGATGCAGACCGATATATTCGGTTTTGGGGAGGCGTTTCGGCGCAAGTATCCCCGGGAGTGGGCCGATGTAAGGACACAATGGGACAAGAAATTTGCTCAGGTGGACGTAGAGATCGATGCAATGGTAAAAGTGGAACGGACCGGACTGAATACGTCGCAGCCCGGCTTGCCCAAACGGAAGGTGATCCAAGAATGA
- a CDS encoding GerAB/ArcD/ProY family transporter gives MGKERISAQQMGLMIYTTVVFSAILDIPSITGQVAGKDLWLSPLWASFVGLVMLQVMFWLDRRFPGETIVQYSGQVVGTILGKALSAVLLFYFLHVNSLILRGYGEFLVGVFLEHTPAVFIMGVMTALVGYAVRSGVEVIGRLAQLFIPFTLLIWAGLLFLTASDWDVRHVQPVFENGIGPSVRGALVPAGWFADFILLSFLLPFVSNRKDGKRWGMLAWFSILMTMAATNLVALFLFGEMVATFNYPFIEVVRYIDIGEFFQHIDALLLAVWVVGSFVQITVFHFGVVLGTAQWFGLDEYRFLALPVGVLLVLFAEWVAPTLQELNQFLGSTAVVWNGFILMIPLGIGLLAWIGNRGERGKGVNGFYDG, from the coding sequence ATGGGAAAGGAGCGGATATCGGCACAGCAAATGGGATTGATGATATATACCACGGTGGTGTTCAGCGCGATACTGGATATTCCCAGCATTACCGGACAGGTCGCGGGCAAGGATCTGTGGCTGTCGCCCTTATGGGCTTCCTTTGTTGGATTGGTTATGCTGCAAGTGATGTTTTGGCTGGATCGCCGTTTTCCCGGTGAAACCATCGTCCAATACAGTGGGCAGGTGGTGGGAACCATTCTGGGAAAGGCACTGTCCGCCGTTCTGCTGTTTTACTTCTTGCATGTGAACAGTTTGATTTTGCGCGGATATGGCGAATTTTTGGTCGGTGTGTTTCTGGAACATACTCCCGCGGTTTTCATCATGGGGGTAATGACCGCCCTTGTCGGGTATGCCGTCCGATCCGGAGTGGAAGTGATCGGGCGTTTGGCGCAGTTGTTCATCCCCTTTACCTTGCTGATCTGGGCAGGGCTCTTGTTTTTGACGGCTTCCGATTGGGACGTTCGTCACGTTCAGCCGGTTTTTGAAAACGGGATCGGTCCGTCCGTGAGGGGAGCCTTGGTTCCGGCAGGTTGGTTTGCCGATTTCATCTTGCTTTCCTTTCTGCTTCCCTTTGTGTCCAACCGGAAGGATGGAAAGAGATGGGGGATGCTGGCTTGGTTCTCCATCCTGATGACGATGGCGGCGACTAACCTCGTGGCTCTGTTCTTGTTTGGGGAGATGGTGGCCACGTTCAATTATCCGTTTATTGAAGTGGTTCGCTACATCGATATCGGCGAGTTTTTTCAGCACATCGACGCTTTATTGCTGGCTGTCTGGGTGGTGGGGTCGTTTGTCCAGATCACGGTTTTTCATTTCGGTGTGGTGTTGGGGACCGCCCAATGGTTCGGATTGGATGAGTACCGTTTTCTGGCTCTGCCAGTAGGGGTGTTATTGGTCTTGTTCGCCGAGTGGGTGGCTCCCACCCTTCAGGAATTGAACCAATTCCTCGGCAGTACAGCTGTTGTTTGGAATGGCTTTATTCTGATGATTCCCTTAGGGATAGGATTGCTTGCTTGGATTGGAAACAGAGGAGAACGCGGTAAGGGTGTAAACGGATTTTACGATGGATAG
- a CDS encoding spore germination protein, with the protein MKNRRHRKGRTRKNGCPPNGGNGASASRRLHLDLAQNRRVLQRIYSDAQDIVFRSFLIGGEREAQLIYLDGMTDIRGIEEYVLKPLMRHIPQGLEEIRHLIMEEIPVSSVKLIGTFDECTEEISLGNPVLLVDGSNQAVMLKLSQWEKRPIEEPKTEPSIRGSQEGFSESLQTNTTLIRRKIRSTKLKVTRLVLGRYTQTRIHVIYIDGIADPGLVAEVQKRLRGVEIDGVLESGYLEEMIEDAPWSPFPQIKSTERADVIVGNLLEGQVAILVDGTKDALVVPTTLTSLLQATDDYFYRSLYSSSIRLLRYSSLFLALVLPGVYVALLNFHQEMIPPGLLISMASAHEEVPFPTLIETLLMQLAFELLREAGLRLPRQVGSAVTIVGALVVGQAAVSAGFVSAPVVIVIALTGIASFTAPHYSLEWAIRILRIVMILLGGGMGMLGIMFGLIAIAIHLCGLRSFGVPYLSPIAPIQAGDWKDTWYRNHWWKMDTRPHLTGKRNRRRQPMGQRPHPPRKGDE; encoded by the coding sequence ATGAAGAATCGACGGCATCGAAAGGGCCGAACAAGGAAAAACGGCTGTCCACCCAATGGCGGAAACGGAGCATCCGCATCGCGCCGTCTTCACCTGGATCTTGCACAAAACCGCCGCGTTTTGCAAAGGATCTATTCGGATGCACAGGATATCGTCTTTCGTTCTTTTTTAATCGGGGGCGAACGCGAAGCTCAATTGATCTATCTGGACGGTATGACCGACATTCGCGGGATCGAAGAGTATGTGCTGAAGCCCTTGATGCGTCATATTCCTCAAGGATTGGAAGAGATCCGTCATTTAATTATGGAAGAGATTCCGGTTTCTTCGGTCAAGCTGATCGGAACCTTTGACGAATGCACAGAGGAAATCTCGCTGGGAAATCCGGTCTTGCTGGTGGATGGATCCAATCAGGCAGTGATGCTGAAACTGAGCCAATGGGAAAAACGCCCCATCGAAGAGCCCAAAACGGAACCGTCCATCCGAGGATCACAAGAAGGATTTTCCGAGTCATTACAGACCAACACGACCCTTATCCGTCGAAAGATCCGTAGCACGAAACTGAAAGTAACCAGGTTGGTTCTGGGGCGTTACACCCAGACACGCATCCATGTCATCTATATCGACGGGATCGCCGATCCCGGCCTGGTAGCGGAGGTGCAGAAGAGGCTCCGCGGAGTGGAGATCGACGGAGTGCTGGAGAGCGGTTATCTGGAAGAGATGATTGAGGATGCTCCCTGGTCCCCGTTTCCCCAGATAAAATCGACGGAACGGGCGGATGTGATCGTGGGGAACCTGTTGGAGGGGCAGGTGGCGATCTTGGTGGACGGTACCAAAGATGCGCTGGTGGTTCCCACTACTCTGACGTCTCTTTTGCAAGCCACCGATGATTATTTTTATCGGTCACTCTACAGCAGCAGCATCCGGCTGTTGCGTTACAGTTCTTTATTTTTGGCCCTGGTGTTGCCGGGGGTATATGTGGCGCTCCTCAATTTTCACCAGGAAATGATTCCGCCCGGTCTGTTGATCAGCATGGCATCCGCCCATGAAGAAGTGCCGTTTCCGACACTGATTGAGACACTGCTGATGCAATTGGCGTTTGAATTGCTGCGGGAGGCGGGGCTGCGCCTTCCCCGCCAGGTGGGCTCCGCTGTCACCATCGTCGGGGCGCTGGTGGTGGGACAAGCGGCGGTGTCTGCCGGATTCGTATCGGCTCCGGTGGTGATTGTCATCGCCCTGACGGGAATCGCTTCTTTTACGGCTCCCCATTATAGCTTGGAGTGGGCGATTCGGATTCTCCGGATTGTCATGATTCTCTTAGGGGGAGGGATGGGAATGCTTGGGATTATGTTTGGATTGATTGCCATCGCCATTCACTTGTGTGGCCTGCGGTCCTTTGGGGTGCCTTACTTGTCTCCGATCGCGCCGATCCAAGCGGGAGATTGGAAAGACACATGGTACCGTAATCACTGGTGGAAGATGGATACCCGTCCCCATCTGACAGGGAAACGGAACCGGCGCCGTCAACCGATGGGCCAACGCCCGCATCCTCCCAGGAAAGGAGATGAGTGA
- a CDS encoding NUDIX hydrolase, with the protein MKRVDVSYSFIFDENKQAVLMVKNRREDSFDFTLPGGAVEAGETLSQAAVRETREETGYEIEVGNLIAVSEVFFASKGHHAVFFTFMGRIIGGEMRISRPEEIADVVWMDVSSAARWLRKGGIELQEQSSRLGAPYRDRGIVK; encoded by the coding sequence ATGAAACGGGTGGATGTATCCTATTCTTTTATTTTTGATGAAAACAAACAAGCCGTATTGATGGTGAAAAACAGAAGAGAGGATTCGTTTGACTTTACGTTGCCCGGGGGAGCGGTGGAGGCAGGGGAAACGTTAAGTCAGGCCGCCGTCCGCGAGACAAGAGAAGAGACCGGATACGAGATCGAAGTAGGAAACCTCATCGCGGTAAGTGAAGTGTTTTTTGCATCCAAGGGGCATCATGCCGTTTTTTTCACCTTTATGGGGCGGATTATTGGAGGGGAAATGAGAATCTCACGGCCGGAGGAGATCGCGGATGTGGTCTGGATGGATGTGTCATCTGCTGCCCGATGGTTGCGAAAGGGAGGGATTGAGTTACAGGAGCAATCCAGCCGGTTGGGGGCACCGTACAGGGATCGGGGAATCGTGAAGTAG